The following proteins come from a genomic window of Sulfitobacter geojensis:
- a CDS encoding 3-hydroxyacyl-CoA dehydrogenase, which yields LATNTSALNIDEIAAMTKRPEDVIGLHFFSPANVMKLLEIVRAKHTADDVVATCMDLAKTINKIAALVGVCPGFVGNRILFARQIQANKLVYQGVMPWDVDAALNQFGFKMGPFQMSDLAGLDIGWSKGAKTENPIRDALCELDRRGQKTKAGFYDYDENRRPIPSDVTAGIIKDITGAEPSTMSAEEIIEICIYPMINEAVKILEENKAQRPSDVDVVWLNGYGWPADKGGPMFYGDMVGAQAVLDRMEKLGADDPAFAPAETLRKLAASGGKFTEIDTGGLKV from the coding sequence CCTTGCCACCAACACCTCCGCGCTAAACATCGACGAAATCGCCGCGATGACCAAGCGGCCCGAGGACGTGATCGGCCTGCACTTCTTCTCTCCCGCGAATGTGATGAAATTGCTGGAAATCGTGCGTGCTAAGCACACAGCAGATGACGTTGTCGCAACCTGCATGGACCTTGCCAAAACGATCAACAAAATCGCCGCGCTGGTCGGCGTCTGTCCCGGTTTTGTCGGCAACCGCATCCTGTTCGCGCGTCAGATTCAGGCCAATAAATTGGTCTACCAAGGCGTAATGCCATGGGACGTGGACGCCGCATTGAACCAGTTCGGTTTCAAAATGGGACCCTTCCAGATGTCCGATCTGGCGGGTCTTGATATCGGCTGGTCCAAAGGGGCCAAGACAGAAAACCCGATCCGCGATGCCCTGTGCGAACTGGACCGACGCGGTCAGAAAACCAAGGCGGGGTTCTATGACTATGACGAAAACCGCCGCCCCATCCCGTCCGATGTAACCGCTGGCATCATCAAGGATATCACAGGTGCCGAGCCATCTACGATGAGCGCGGAAGAAATCATCGAGATCTGCATCTATCCGATGATCAACGAGGCCGTGAAAATCCTCGAAGAGAACAAAGCGCAGCGCCCGTCGGATGTCGATGTGGTCTGGCTTAACGGCTATGGCTGGCCAGCGGACAAGGGGGGGCCGATGTTCTACGGCGATATGGTCGGCGCCCAAGCGGTACTGGATCGCATGGAAAAGCTGGGGGCCGATGATCCTGCCTTCGCTCCGGCAGAGACCCTGCGCAAACTGGCCGCATCTGGCGGTAAATTCACTGAAATCGACACCGGAGGGCTGAAAGTATGA
- a CDS encoding enoyl-CoA hydratase-related protein, whose translation MSYEFIKTEKKGHILVVTMNRPDVYNAVHVDMHNEMADCWDAFAADQDLWVAVLTGAGDKAFSAGNDLKATAAGGSKAKMTESGFAGLSSRFNLEKPIIAAVNGFAMGGGFETALSCDIILASENAKFALPEVKVGFFAAASGVQRLSRYIGRLAAQEMMYTGRTIMADEALKMGCVNEVHPHDQLMEKAMEKAEQLCTVSPSAVKATKRVMNDMYVRDGFADSIAFSREVIADLSKTEDFKEGVNAFVEKRAPNWVNK comes from the coding sequence ATGAGCTACGAATTCATCAAAACCGAGAAAAAGGGCCATATTCTGGTCGTCACCATGAATCGGCCCGATGTCTACAACGCGGTGCATGTGGATATGCACAACGAGATGGCCGATTGCTGGGACGCCTTCGCAGCAGATCAGGATCTGTGGGTCGCGGTCTTGACCGGTGCAGGCGACAAAGCGTTCTCAGCAGGGAATGACCTTAAGGCGACGGCGGCGGGTGGCAGCAAAGCCAAGATGACCGAGAGCGGTTTCGCCGGACTATCCTCGCGCTTCAATCTGGAAAAACCGATCATCGCGGCCGTCAACGGCTTTGCCATGGGCGGCGGATTTGAAACGGCTCTGTCCTGTGACATTATCCTCGCCTCCGAGAACGCCAAGTTTGCGTTGCCCGAAGTCAAGGTCGGCTTCTTCGCCGCCGCCTCCGGCGTGCAGCGTCTGTCACGGTATATCGGGCGGCTCGCCGCGCAGGAAATGATGTACACCGGTCGCACAATAATGGCGGACGAGGCGCTTAAGATGGGTTGCGTCAACGAGGTGCATCCGCACGACCAGCTGATGGAAAAGGCGATGGAGAAGGCCGAGCAGCTGTGCACTGTTTCCCCTTCCGCCGTCAAAGCGACCAAGCGTGTGATGAACGATATGTATGTCCGCGACGGGTTCGCAGACAGCATCGCCTTCTCGCGCGAGGTTATCGCAGACCTGAGCAAAACCGAAGATTTCAAAGAGGGCGTCAACGCCTTTGTCGAGAAACGCGCACCCAACTGGGTGAACAAGTAA
- a CDS encoding acyl-CoA dehydrogenase family protein codes for MSDTNSPLSLNNLEMSEGNKPLLNAVIKHIRENVDPISEEYHRLGDAQEDRWSYHPRQLELLEGAKQKARDAGLWNFFLPNAETGEGLSNLDYAYIAAELGKNPLASQTLNCSAPDTGNMEVLERVGTPEQKEKWLKPLLAGEIRSAFAMTEPDRASSDAKNIAMSAVLENGEWVLNGEKYYISGAGDPRCKIMIVMVKTSPDAEPFRQQSQILVPMDHPGVEILGPMHVFGHDDAPHGHMHIKFTNVRVPETNMLWGEGKGFEISQVRLGPGRIHHCMRSIGQAEKALDLMIERGLSRVAFGKKIVDLGKNMETISRAKIEIESMRLLVLKAAKAMDVLGNKEARIWVSMIKAKVPEQVCDIIDQAMQVHGATGISQWSPLSGMYAQQRTLRYADGPDEVHHHVIARHEVQTYKDSNERQDAAKQHTENRGSAGFMG; via the coding sequence ATGTCCGATACAAACTCACCACTCAGCCTGAACAATCTGGAAATGTCAGAGGGCAACAAGCCCCTGCTGAACGCCGTGATCAAACACATCCGCGAAAACGTGGATCCGATCAGCGAAGAATACCACCGTCTGGGCGATGCGCAGGAGGACCGCTGGTCCTATCACCCGCGCCAGCTGGAACTGCTGGAAGGTGCCAAGCAAAAAGCGCGGGATGCGGGGCTTTGGAACTTTTTCCTGCCGAATGCCGAAACCGGTGAGGGTCTGTCGAACCTCGATTACGCCTATATCGCTGCCGAACTGGGCAAGAACCCGCTGGCATCGCAAACGCTTAACTGTTCCGCGCCTGACACGGGCAACATGGAAGTGCTGGAGCGTGTCGGCACGCCGGAGCAGAAAGAGAAATGGCTCAAGCCCCTGCTCGCGGGTGAAATCCGGTCTGCATTTGCGATGACCGAACCCGATCGTGCGTCATCCGATGCCAAGAACATCGCCATGTCTGCCGTACTGGAAAACGGCGAATGGGTGCTGAACGGCGAGAAATATTATATCTCCGGTGCAGGTGATCCGCGCTGTAAGATCATGATTGTCATGGTGAAAACCTCGCCTGATGCCGAACCCTTCCGCCAGCAAAGCCAGATTCTTGTGCCGATGGACCACCCTGGTGTGGAAATCCTTGGGCCGATGCATGTGTTTGGTCACGATGATGCGCCACACGGCCACATGCACATCAAGTTCACCAATGTACGCGTCCCTGAAACAAACATGCTGTGGGGTGAGGGCAAGGGTTTCGAAATCTCCCAAGTTCGCCTTGGACCTGGCCGCATTCACCACTGCATGCGCTCTATCGGGCAGGCCGAAAAGGCGCTGGACCTGATGATTGAACGCGGTCTCTCCCGCGTGGCCTTTGGCAAAAAGATCGTCGATCTGGGCAAGAACATGGAAACGATCTCTCGCGCTAAAATCGAGATTGAATCCATGCGTTTGCTGGTGCTGAAAGCCGCCAAAGCGATGGACGTGCTGGGCAACAAAGAGGCCCGCATCTGGGTGTCGATGATCAAGGCGAAAGTGCCGGAGCAGGTTTGCGACATCATTGATCAGGCCATGCAAGTACATGGTGCGACAGGTATTTCCCAGTGGTCACCCCTGTCCGGTATGTACGCCCAGCAGCGCACGCTGCGTTATGCGGATGGCCCTGATGAGGTTCACCACCACGTTATCGCGCGTCACGAAGTACAAACGTACAAGGATAGCAACGAGCGTCAGGACGCGGCCAAGCAGCACACTGAAAACCGCGGCTCTGCGGGGTTCATGGGATGA
- a CDS encoding SDR family NAD(P)-dependent oxidoreductase: MSALFDLTGKVALLTGASKGMGLAMATALAEHGATVVISARKQDQLDEAAEGINALGKGKAYGVSCNVGYKEQLQALVDKTHELAGPIDAVIGNAGVNPYYGKTSEIPDDAYQKTMNANVLSNLWLAQMVAPDMVEKGSGSMAFTSSIGAFKPSVMLGTYGMSKLALIGLCRNLAAEFGPKGLRFNAICPGLVKTEFARELWDNPEVAKRIEEDIPMRRLGDPEDFAGLAVYLASDASKYMTGQALTVCGGSNMWT; the protein is encoded by the coding sequence ATGAGCGCGCTTTTCGATCTGACCGGCAAGGTGGCGCTGTTGACCGGCGCCTCCAAGGGCATGGGGCTGGCGATGGCCACCGCTCTGGCAGAGCATGGCGCGACGGTCGTCATCTCTGCGCGCAAGCAGGACCAGCTTGATGAAGCGGCCGAGGGCATCAATGCCCTTGGCAAGGGCAAAGCTTACGGCGTGTCGTGCAACGTGGGGTATAAAGAGCAACTTCAGGCGCTGGTTGACAAGACGCACGAGCTTGCCGGTCCTATTGACGCGGTCATCGGCAATGCGGGCGTTAACCCCTATTATGGCAAGACGTCGGAAATCCCTGATGACGCTTACCAGAAAACGATGAACGCCAACGTGCTGTCCAACCTCTGGCTGGCACAGATGGTGGCCCCCGATATGGTCGAAAAGGGATCAGGATCGATGGCGTTCACCTCTTCCATCGGTGCGTTCAAACCGTCGGTAATGTTGGGCACCTATGGCATGTCCAAACTGGCGCTGATCGGTCTTTGCCGCAACCTTGCTGCCGAATTCGGCCCCAAAGGCCTGCGGTTTAATGCAATCTGCCCCGGCCTCGTAAAAACAGAATTCGCACGTGAACTTTGGGACAATCCCGAAGTCGCCAAACGGATCGAAGAAGACATCCCGATGCGGCGTTTGGGCGATCCCGAAGACTTTGCTGGGCTTGCGGTCTATCTTGCCTCCGATGCCAGCAAATACATGACCGGACAGGCGTTGACCGTCTGTGGCGGCTCTAACATGTGGACATAA
- a CDS encoding SDR family oxidoreductase yields the protein MDIKDKICVVTGAASGIGKALCLAFADAGARQVVCVDMNGDGAAETAEAVGGAAYTVDVSDEAQINAMIESVEKDIGPIDLYWSNAGIAVGGGMETPNTEWQRVWDINVMAHVWAARQLVPLMAARGGGYLLNTASAAGLLNQIGSASYGVTKHAAVGLAEWIALTHGDEGIKVSVLCPQAVRTEMTRGHEDHVAAINGMMEPEPVAQICLDAIRDETFLILPHEEVREYMKNKTNDYDRWIGGMRKLNRKFADKKM from the coding sequence ATGGATATCAAAGATAAAATCTGTGTTGTCACCGGTGCTGCCAGTGGCATTGGCAAGGCCCTGTGCCTGGCCTTTGCCGACGCCGGTGCACGGCAGGTTGTATGTGTGGACATGAACGGTGACGGCGCGGCAGAAACTGCCGAAGCTGTGGGCGGTGCTGCCTATACGGTTGATGTGTCGGACGAGGCCCAGATCAATGCGATGATCGAGAGTGTCGAAAAAGACATCGGACCAATTGATCTATATTGGTCGAATGCGGGTATCGCGGTCGGGGGCGGGATGGAAACACCCAACACCGAATGGCAACGCGTCTGGGACATCAATGTGATGGCCCATGTCTGGGCCGCGCGACAGTTGGTCCCCCTAATGGCGGCACGTGGCGGCGGCTATCTGCTGAACACCGCTTCTGCGGCGGGATTGCTGAACCAGATCGGATCAGCGTCTTACGGTGTCACAAAACACGCCGCCGTGGGTCTGGCCGAATGGATTGCGCTGACCCATGGGGACGAGGGCATCAAGGTCTCCGTGCTCTGTCCGCAGGCAGTGCGCACCGAAATGACTCGCGGTCACGAGGACCACGTCGCCGCAATCAACGGCATGATGGAACCCGAACCGGTTGCGCAAATCTGTCTCGATGCGATCCGCGATGAGACCTTCCTGATTTTGCCGCATGAAGAAGTGCGCGAATACATGAAGAACAAGACCAACGACTACGATCGCTGGATCGGTGGCATGCGCAAGTTAAACCGCAAATTCGCAGATAAGAAAATGTAA
- a CDS encoding VOC family protein: MIGYTTIGVSDMERAKTFYSELFAEQGAKVVIDSGRIAFIGTKRGEPMLAVCEPYNKEAPTAGNGTMIAFPTSTKEEAEAMYHRAIKLGATDDGAPGQRIPDRFYGAYVHDPDGNKLCFFVFG; the protein is encoded by the coding sequence ATGATTGGCTATACCACCATCGGCGTTTCCGACATGGAGCGCGCCAAAACTTTCTACAGTGAACTGTTCGCCGAACAGGGTGCGAAAGTTGTGATCGATTCGGGGCGCATCGCCTTTATCGGGACAAAACGGGGCGAACCGATGCTGGCGGTTTGCGAACCCTACAACAAGGAAGCACCGACAGCGGGCAACGGCACGATGATCGCCTTTCCGACGTCCACCAAAGAAGAAGCTGAAGCGATGTACCATCGGGCCATCAAACTGGGTGCAACGGATGACGGCGCACCGGGGCAGCGTATTCCCGACCGGTTCTATGGCGCTTATGTCCATGATCCCGACGGCAACAAGCTGTGCTTTTTCGTATTCGGTTAA
- a CDS encoding acyl-CoA thioesterase yields the protein MTPAEELLHLLDIEQLEVDLFRGIGGGGETTMRIFGGHVIAQALMAAYRTVPDRLCHSLHAYFIRPGDPKIPVIYQVDRARDGGSFTTRRVVAIQHGKQIFNMSASFHVAEDGWEYQHPMKDVGSPDDWPNRDELRAEFVERIPEKYRSDFLRERPIELREVAPRDFFEPEAADDINQLWFRMEAAKGQNAQMQHCLLAYASDMNLLGSSLRPHGLTWFQGKVMTASLDHAMWFHAPIEFSDWHLYDLDAPWTGGARGFNRGSIYSQSGQMVASVAQEGLMRPLAKT from the coding sequence ATGACCCCTGCCGAAGAACTGCTGCACCTGCTGGACATTGAACAGCTTGAGGTCGACCTGTTTCGCGGGATTGGCGGTGGTGGCGAAACGACCATGCGGATTTTCGGGGGGCACGTGATTGCGCAGGCGCTTATGGCGGCTTATCGCACCGTGCCGGACCGGTTGTGCCATTCCCTGCATGCCTATTTCATCCGCCCCGGTGATCCAAAAATTCCGGTCATCTATCAGGTGGACCGCGCCCGTGATGGCGGCAGTTTCACAACGCGTCGGGTGGTGGCGATCCAGCATGGCAAACAGATTTTCAATATGTCCGCGTCGTTCCACGTGGCCGAAGACGGCTGGGAGTATCAGCACCCGATGAAAGATGTCGGATCCCCTGACGATTGGCCCAACCGTGACGAGCTGCGTGCGGAGTTCGTGGAGCGGATACCGGAAAAATACCGTTCTGATTTTTTGCGCGAACGTCCCATCGAATTGCGCGAGGTGGCACCGCGCGATTTCTTCGAACCCGAGGCCGCTGATGACATCAACCAGTTATGGTTCCGCATGGAAGCCGCCAAGGGCCAGAATGCGCAGATGCAGCACTGTCTTCTGGCCTATGCGTCTGACATGAACTTGCTTGGCTCCTCTCTGCGTCCGCACGGGCTTACGTGGTTTCAGGGTAAAGTAATGACCGCCAGCCTTGATCACGCCATGTGGTTTCACGCGCCGATCGAGTTTTCAGACTGGCATCTGTATGACCTTGACGCCCCTTGGACAGGCGGCGCGCGCGGGTTTAACCGCGGGTCGATTTACAGCCAAAGCGGACAGATGGTGGCGAGTGTTGCACAAGAAGGGTTAATGCGCCCGCTGGCGAAAACCTGA